A single window of Anser cygnoides isolate HZ-2024a breed goose chromosome 12, Taihu_goose_T2T_genome, whole genome shotgun sequence DNA harbors:
- the CBFA2T3 gene encoding protein CBFA2T3 isoform X6, with protein MPDSPADVKTQPRSTPPSMPPPPPAVTQGATRHPSFTPSTNRDAGPPTFLPRGRFHGCLKWSMVCLLMNGSSHSPTAINGAPSTPNGFSNGPATSSTASLSTHQLPPACGARQLSKLKRFLTTLQQFGNDISPEIGERVRTLVLGLVNSTLTIEEFHAKLQEATNFPLRPFVIPFLKANLPLLQRELLHCARMAKQSPAQYLAQHEQLLLDANASSPIDSSELLLEVSESGKRRTPDRTKENGLDRDPLHPEHLSKRPCTMSPAQRYSPSNGLSHAPNGLPPPTAPLPQHYRLEDMAMAHHYRDAYRHADPRELRERPRPAAVHGARQEEVIDHRLTDREWAEEWKHLNNLLNCIMDMVEKTRRSLTVLRRCQEADREELNHWIRRFSDAEDMKKGSPPSARPHNSSSSSEAPQLDAHRDFAPRPLSGYMPEEIWRKAEEAVNEVKRQAMSELQKAVSDAERKAHELITTERAKMERALAEAKRQASEDALTVINQQEDSSESCWNCGRKASETCSGCNTARYCGSFCQHKDWEKHHHVCGQTLQGLPAPATAPTAGVGLPVGSAQPEGVPPMASSPSETGSGAASRAGTPATPAPLESASR; from the exons ATGCCCGACTCGCCGGCCGACGTCAAGACGCAGCCCAGGTCCACGCCGCCCAGcatgccgccgccgccgccggccgtCACGCAGGGAGCCACGCGCCACCCCTCCTTCACGCCCAGCACCA ATCGAGACGCTGGCCCTCCGACGTTTCTGCCTCGCGGCCGTTTTCATGGTTGCTTGAAATGGTCGATGGTCTGTCTTT TGATGAACGGCAGCAGCCACTCGCCCACCGCCATCAACGGGGCCCCGTCCACCCCCAACGGCTTCAGCAACGGGCcggccacctcctccaccgcctccctcTCCACCCACCAGCTCCCGCCGGCCTGCGGCGCCCGCCAGCTCAGCAAGCTCAAGCGCTTCCTCACCACCCTGCAGCAGTTCGGCAACGACATCTCGCCCGAGATCGGGGAGCGGGTGCGCACCCTCGTCCTGGGGCTCGTG AACTCCACGCTCACCATCGAGGAGTTCCACGCCAAGCTCCAGGAGGCCACCAACTTCCCGCTGCGGCCCTTCGTCATCCCCTTCCTGAAG GCCAACCTGCCGCTGCTGCAGCGCGAGCTGCTGCACTGCGCCCGCATGGCCAAGCAGAGCCCGGCGCAGTACCTGGCCCAGCacgagcagctgctgctggacgcCAACGCCTCCTCTCCCATCGACTCCTCCGAGCTGCTCCTGGAGGTCAGCGAGAGCGGCAAGAGGAGGACACCAGACAG gACCAAAGAGAACGGTTTGGACCGCGACCCCCTGCACCCCGAGCACCTCAGCAAGCGGCCGTGCACCATGAGCCCCGCGCAGCGCTACAGCCCCAGCAATGGGCTGAGCCACGCGCCCAACGGGCTGCcgccccccaccgcccccctgccccagcactaCCGCCTCGAGGACATGGCCATGGCGCACCACTACCGCGACGCCTACCGCCACGCCGACCCCCGGGAGCTCCGCGAGCGCCCGCGGCCCGCTG CGGTGCACGGGGCGCGCCAGGAGGAGGTGATCGACCACCGGCTCACCGACAGGGAGTGGGCGGAGGAGTGGAAGCACCTCAACAAC CTGCTGAACTGCATCATGGACATGGTGGAGAAGACGCGCCGGTCGCTGACGGTGCTGCGGCGGTGCCAGGAGGCCGACCGCGAGGAGCTCAACCACTGGATCCGGCGCTTTAGCGACGCCGAGGACATGAAGAAAGGCAGCCCCCCCTCCGCCCGCCCCCACaacagctcctccagctccgaGGCACCCCAGTTAG ACGCTCACCGGGACTTCGCGCCGCGGCCCCTCTCCGGTTACATGCCCGAGGAGATCTGGAGGAAGGCTG AAGAAGCTGTGAACGAGGTGAAGCGTCAGGCCATGTCCGAGCTGCAGAAGGCCGTGTCGGACGCCGAGCGCAAAGCCCACGAGCTGATCACGACGGAGCGAGCCAAGATGGAGCGAGCCCTGGCCGAGGCCAAGCGCCAGGCTTCGGAGGACGCCCTGACTGTCATCAATCAGCAGGAGGACTCGAGCGag AGCTGCTGGAACTGCGGGCGCAAAGCGAGCGAGACCTGCAGCGGCTGCAACACCGCCCGCTACTGCGGCTCCTTCTGCCAGCACAAGGATTGGGAGAAGCACCACCACGTCTGCGGgcagactctgcaggggctgccgGCCCCCGCCACCGCCCCGACGGCCGGCGTGGGGCTGCCGGTGGGCTCGGCGCAGCCCGAGGGGGTGCCCCCCatggccagcagccccagcgaGACGGGCTCGGGGGCCGCGTCCCGCGCCGGCACGCCGGCAACCCCGGCCCCGCTGGAGAGCGCGTCCCGCtga